A single window of Dermochelys coriacea isolate rDerCor1 chromosome 2, rDerCor1.pri.v4, whole genome shotgun sequence DNA harbors:
- the CHMP5 gene encoding charged multivesicular body protein 5, giving the protein MNRFFGKSKPKVPPPNLTDCIGTVDSRAESIDKKISRLDAELVKYKDQMKKMREGPAKNMVKQKALRVLKQKRMYEQQRDNLSQQSFNMEQANYTIQSLKDTKTTVDAMKLGVKEMKKAYKQVKIDHIEDIQDQLEDMMEEASEIQDALGRSYGTPEIDEDDLEAELDALGDELLVDEDSSYLDEAASAPAIPEGTPTDAKNKDGVLVDEFGLPQIPAT; this is encoded by the exons ATGAATCGATTCTTCGGGAAATCGAAGCCTAAAGTGCCGCCGCCGAACCTCACCGATTGCATCGGGACG GTGGATAGCAGAGCTGAGTCAATTGACAAGAAAATTAGTAGGCTTGATGCAGAACTGGTGAAGTATAAAGATCAGATGAAGAAAATGAGGGAGGGGCCTGCAAAG AATATGGTAAAACAGAAGGCTTTGAGAGTATTAAAGCAGAAGCGAAT GTATGAACAACAGCGGGATAATTTGTCACAACAGTCTTTTAATATGGAACAAGCCAATTACACCATCCAATCACTGAAGGACACAAAGACAACG GTTGATGCTATGAAACTGGGGGTGAAAGAAATGAAGAAGGCTTACAAGCAAGTCAAAATTGATCACATTGAG GACATACAAGACCAATTGGAAGATATGATGGAAGAAGCCAGTGAAATCCAGGACGCACTGGGTCGTAGTTATGGAACACCGGAGATTGACGAAGATGATTTGGAAGCAG AACTGGATGCCTTAGGTGATGAGCTTTTAGTTGATGAGGACAGTTCCTATTTAGATGAAGCTGCATCTGCTCCAGCAATTCCAGAAGGCACTCCTACTGACGCAAAAAACAAG GACGGTGTATTGGTCGATGAATTTGGACTGCCACAGATCCCTGCTACATAA